Proteins from a single region of Aureibacter tunicatorum:
- a CDS encoding tetratricopeptide repeat protein, producing the protein MRLFWCFLIAICFFSVPSKGQDIHKRSLQNAVAAIQDSSYSNAISMLSAVIKKDSMALDAFRLRGLAYLEKGDSLLALKDYDYVLAEDQEDTIMYSLRAELNFDLEKYTESILDYSKALQLDPIDPDLYRGRGMVYYFLDEFSLALEDFQSAILIESDQASDFFYAGVCQAELGNSFTAYTYFNTSLALDDQAAQAYYHRGVALYEMEFGDKACEDWAIARDLGMVELAEFIKKFCSEQNLKQNNTQ; encoded by the coding sequence ATGAGACTTTTCTGGTGTTTTTTGATTGCAATCTGCTTTTTTTCTGTTCCTTCAAAGGGGCAAGATATTCATAAGAGATCGCTTCAAAACGCGGTGGCGGCAATACAAGATTCTAGTTACTCGAATGCTATCAGCATGTTGTCGGCAGTGATAAAGAAAGACTCAATGGCTTTGGATGCTTTTAGGCTGCGTGGATTGGCTTACTTGGAGAAGGGGGATAGCTTGTTGGCGCTTAAGGATTATGATTACGTATTGGCAGAAGATCAAGAGGATACAATTATGTATTCGCTTAGAGCCGAATTGAATTTTGATCTTGAGAAGTACACAGAGTCGATATTGGATTACTCTAAAGCATTGCAATTGGATCCGATAGATCCGGATTTGTATCGCGGAAGGGGAATGGTTTATTATTTTTTGGATGAATTCTCATTGGCTCTTGAGGATTTTCAAAGCGCGATTCTTATAGAGAGCGATCAAGCGTCTGATTTTTTCTACGCAGGTGTGTGTCAAGCTGAACTTGGAAATAGTTTTACTGCATATACTTACTTTAATACTTCCTTGGCTTTGGATGATCAAGCGGCTCAAGCTTATTATCATAGAGGGGTAGCGCTTTATGAGATGGAGTTTGGCGATAAAGCTTGCGAGGATTGGGCTATAGCGAGAGACCTTGGCATGGTTGAGTTGGCTGAGTTTATCAAGAAGTTTTGTAGCGAGCAAAATTTAAAACAAAACAATACACAATAA
- a CDS encoding metal-dependent transcriptional regulator, whose amino-acid sequence MLSFAEENYLKTIYHLSENGANSVSTNAIAETLNTKPASVSDMIRKLDKKGVVTYVKYQGVNISSEGRTYALKIIRKHRLWEVFLVNKLRFNWDQVHEVAEQLEHIQSPLLIERLDDFLGKPKFDPHGDPIPDEHGNFASVEKHPLSESNIDSTVVIRGVQDTSSIFLKYLDKLNIKIGTQITINDKIPFDGSMEITLDGHREVSISKEVANNLMVS is encoded by the coding sequence ATGCTCAGTTTTGCTGAAGAAAATTATCTAAAAACCATATATCACCTATCGGAAAATGGCGCCAATAGCGTGAGCACCAATGCAATAGCCGAAACGCTCAATACGAAACCCGCTTCTGTGAGCGATATGATTCGCAAGCTTGACAAAAAAGGAGTTGTAACATATGTCAAATACCAAGGCGTCAACATTTCCTCGGAAGGAAGGACATATGCTTTGAAAATTATCAGAAAACACAGGCTCTGGGAAGTTTTTTTGGTTAACAAACTTAGGTTTAATTGGGACCAAGTCCATGAGGTCGCAGAGCAATTGGAACACATACAATCTCCCCTGCTCATCGAAAGACTGGACGACTTTCTTGGAAAGCCTAAATTCGATCCGCATGGCGACCCGATACCTGACGAGCACGGGAATTTCGCATCTGTTGAAAAGCACCCGCTATCAGAATCAAATATTGACTCAACAGTTGTAATCAGAGGAGTTCAAGACACCAGTTCAATTTTCCTCAAATACCTTGACAAACTCAATATAAAAATCGGAACTCAAATCACAATAAACGACAAAATTCCCTTTGACGGCTCAATGGAAATCACTCTAGACGGCCACAGAGAAGTTTCAATCTCCAAAGAAGTCGCCAACAATCTTATGGTATCCTAA
- the purL gene encoding phosphoribosylformylglycinamidine synthase codes for MILFFKGVNNTLYAVDAKENIGEENLSKLSWLFGEAEQIKQDTVEGVFVGPRKEMLTPWSTNAVEITQNMGILGVVRIEEFELVDEDAKFDPMLQAKYEGLNQEVFTIDKKPEPVIYIEDIAAYNAQEGLALSDEEIAYLEGVSEKVGRKLTDSEVFGFSQVNSEHCRHKIFNGQFIIDGEEKESSLFQLIKKTSKENHNHIVSAYKDNVAFVDGPRAEQFAPKTQDKADFFETKDVDTVLSLKAETHNFPTTVEPFNGAATGSGGEIRDRMAGGKASIPLAGTAVYMTSYSRLERERAWEQATEERPWLYQTPMDILIKASNGASDFGNKFGQPLITGSVLTFEHFEGDKKYGYDKVIMQAGGIGFAKKQDSLKDTPETGDKIVIMGGDNYRIGMGGGAVSSVATGEFDNSIELNAIQRSNPEMQKRVCNAVRAMAESDHNPIVSIHDHGAGGHLNCLSELVEDTGGKIELDKLPVGDPTLSGKEIAGNESQERMGLVMRESDLETIQKVAERERAPFYVVGEATGDHQFTFESEKTGEKPIDLQLEDMFGKPPKTIMKDSSVKASFGELQYEKSKLAEYLTQVLQLESVACKDWLTNKVDRSVTGRVAKQQTCGPIQLPLNNLGAMAIDFKGEKAIGTSIGHSPVSALIDPKAGSRNSIAEALTNLVWAPLSHRLSGVSLSANWMWPCKNEGEDARLYDAVEAISDFACELGINVPTGKDSLSMTQKYKDDVVYSPGTVIISSVAEVEDLKKIVSPVVRNIEGSAIYYIDLSKDAYKLGGSTFAQVVNKVGNEAPTIQDTAYFKNTFNAVQDLISQGDVISGHDISAGGLITALSEMTFPQQNVGLDIDLTAIAEDDLIKLLFAENSGLIVQVADEKKAETFFAERGVDAKMIGIPVEDSFIKIRKGDEVYEFGIDSLRDAWYRTSYLLDKKQTREDLATERYENYTKQPLVYNFAEKFTGQLSQYGIDADRKEKSGVKAAIIREKGVNGDREMAYSLHLAGFDVKDVHMTDLISGRENLEDVNMIVFVGGFSNSDVLGSAKGWAGAFLYNPKAKAALDNFYKREDTLSLGVCNGCQLMQELGLIAKDHEQKPKMLHNESGKFESGFVNMTIPQNDSVMLSTLSGQRLGVWVAHGEGKFSLPYAEDQYNISGKYGYEAYPANPNGSDYNVASIHSADGRHLAMMPHLERSIFPWNWAEYPQDRLNDEVSPWIEAFVNAKNWVAEKTK; via the coding sequence ATGATTTTATTCTTTAAAGGCGTGAACAACACGCTTTATGCAGTGGATGCAAAGGAAAATATTGGTGAAGAGAATTTGTCAAAGTTGAGCTGGTTGTTTGGCGAAGCTGAGCAAATCAAGCAAGATACAGTGGAGGGAGTCTTTGTCGGACCTCGCAAAGAAATGTTGACTCCATGGAGTACAAATGCCGTGGAAATAACTCAGAATATGGGAATCTTGGGTGTCGTTCGTATTGAGGAGTTTGAATTAGTGGATGAGGATGCCAAGTTTGACCCAATGCTTCAAGCAAAATATGAAGGCTTGAACCAAGAGGTGTTTACCATTGACAAGAAGCCTGAACCAGTTATCTATATTGAAGATATTGCTGCTTATAATGCGCAAGAGGGCTTGGCTTTGAGCGATGAGGAAATAGCCTATTTGGAAGGCGTAAGTGAAAAAGTTGGAAGAAAACTTACTGACAGTGAAGTTTTTGGTTTCTCACAAGTGAACTCTGAGCATTGCCGTCATAAAATCTTCAACGGACAGTTTATCATAGATGGAGAAGAAAAAGAAAGCTCTCTTTTCCAATTGATTAAAAAAACTTCGAAAGAGAATCATAATCATATCGTGTCTGCATACAAAGACAATGTTGCTTTTGTCGACGGTCCTAGAGCTGAGCAATTCGCTCCGAAGACACAAGATAAAGCGGATTTCTTTGAGACTAAAGATGTTGACACAGTTCTTTCGCTAAAAGCTGAAACTCACAATTTCCCGACGACAGTTGAGCCATTTAATGGAGCAGCTACTGGATCTGGAGGAGAGATCAGAGACCGTATGGCTGGAGGGAAAGCTTCTATTCCTTTGGCTGGTACAGCTGTTTATATGACGTCTTATTCTCGTCTTGAAAGAGAGAGAGCTTGGGAACAAGCTACGGAAGAACGTCCTTGGTTATATCAGACGCCTATGGATATCCTAATCAAAGCATCTAATGGCGCGAGTGATTTTGGGAATAAATTCGGTCAGCCGTTGATTACTGGTTCAGTGCTTACATTTGAGCATTTTGAAGGAGATAAAAAATACGGATATGATAAAGTTATCATGCAAGCGGGTGGTATTGGATTCGCTAAGAAGCAAGATAGCTTAAAAGATACACCTGAAACAGGTGATAAGATTGTCATCATGGGTGGTGATAATTATAGAATTGGTATGGGTGGAGGAGCTGTTTCCTCAGTAGCTACAGGAGAGTTTGATAACTCTATTGAGCTTAACGCCATTCAAAGATCCAACCCTGAAATGCAAAAAAGGGTATGCAATGCGGTAAGAGCTATGGCTGAATCTGATCATAACCCAATTGTATCTATTCACGATCATGGAGCTGGTGGACATTTGAATTGTCTTTCTGAGCTAGTGGAAGATACAGGCGGTAAGATTGAGCTTGATAAATTGCCTGTAGGTGATCCTACATTATCAGGTAAAGAAATCGCAGGTAATGAGTCTCAGGAGCGTATGGGATTAGTTATGCGTGAGAGCGATCTTGAGACTATTCAAAAAGTAGCAGAAAGAGAAAGAGCTCCATTCTATGTAGTAGGTGAAGCGACTGGTGATCATCAATTTACATTTGAAAGTGAAAAGACAGGCGAGAAGCCAATAGACTTGCAACTTGAAGATATGTTTGGCAAGCCGCCAAAGACTATCATGAAGGATAGTTCTGTAAAGGCTTCTTTTGGTGAACTACAATATGAGAAATCTAAGCTAGCTGAATACCTTACTCAAGTGTTGCAATTAGAGTCAGTGGCTTGTAAGGATTGGTTAACAAACAAAGTGGACAGGTCTGTAACAGGCCGTGTGGCAAAACAACAAACTTGTGGGCCTATTCAATTGCCATTGAATAACCTTGGAGCTATGGCTATCGACTTCAAAGGTGAAAAAGCAATTGGTACATCTATCGGTCATTCACCAGTATCAGCATTGATTGATCCTAAAGCTGGTTCAAGAAATTCTATTGCAGAAGCTTTGACTAACTTAGTGTGGGCTCCATTGTCGCATAGACTTTCAGGTGTGTCATTAAGCGCTAACTGGATGTGGCCTTGTAAGAACGAAGGTGAAGATGCAAGACTTTATGATGCTGTAGAAGCTATCAGTGATTTTGCATGCGAGCTTGGAATAAATGTTCCTACAGGTAAAGATTCATTGTCTATGACTCAAAAATACAAAGATGATGTGGTTTACTCTCCGGGTACAGTGATTATTTCTTCTGTAGCTGAAGTGGAGGATTTGAAAAAAATCGTTTCTCCTGTAGTTAGAAATATTGAAGGTTCGGCTATCTATTATATCGATCTTTCTAAAGATGCTTATAAACTTGGCGGTAGTACTTTCGCTCAAGTTGTAAATAAAGTGGGTAATGAAGCTCCGACTATTCAGGATACAGCTTATTTCAAGAATACGTTTAACGCTGTTCAGGATTTGATTTCTCAAGGTGATGTGATTTCTGGTCATGATATTTCTGCTGGTGGATTAATCACTGCTTTGTCAGAAATGACATTCCCTCAGCAAAATGTTGGTCTTGATATTGATCTTACGGCTATCGCTGAAGATGATTTGATCAAATTGTTATTTGCTGAAAATAGCGGATTGATCGTTCAAGTAGCTGATGAGAAAAAAGCGGAAACATTCTTTGCTGAAAGAGGAGTAGATGCCAAAATGATAGGTATTCCTGTGGAGGACTCATTTATCAAGATTCGCAAAGGTGATGAAGTATACGAGTTTGGAATCGACAGCTTGAGAGACGCATGGTACAGAACTTCTTACTTGTTGGATAAAAAACAAACAAGAGAAGATCTTGCTACTGAAAGATATGAGAACTACACTAAGCAACCATTAGTGTATAATTTCGCTGAGAAATTTACTGGCCAGTTAAGTCAATATGGTATTGATGCGGACAGAAAAGAAAAATCTGGAGTTAAAGCGGCTATTATCAGAGAAAAAGGTGTGAACGGCGATCGTGAAATGGCTTATTCTTTGCATTTGGCAGGATTTGACGTGAAAGACGTGCATATGACGGATTTGATCTCAGGTAGAGAAAATCTTGAAGATGTAAATATGATTGTATTCGTTGGTGGATTCTCTAATTCTGATGTGTTAGGTTCTGCTAAAGGTTGGGCAGGAGCATTCCTTTACAATCCAAAAGCAAAAGCAGCGCTTGATAATTTCTATAAGAGAGAAGATACGTTGAGCTTAGGAGTTTGTAATGGATGTCAGTTGATGCAGGAGCTTGGTTTGATTGCTAAAGATCATGAGCAAAAGCCAAAAATGCTTCATAATGAGTCAGGTAAATTTGAGTCAGGATTTGTTAACATGACTATTCCTCAAAATGATTCAGTGATGTTGTCAACGCTTTCAGGTCAGAGACTTGGTGTTTGGGTGGCTCACGGCGAGGGTAAGTTTAGTTTGCCATATGCTGAAGATCAGTATAATATTTCTGGTAAATATGGATATGAAGCTTATCCGGCTAATCCAAATGGCTCGGATTATAATGTAGCTTCTATACACTCTGCTGATGGAAGACATTTGGCGATGATGCCTCACTTAGAGCGTTCTATTTTCCCATGGAACTGGGCTGAGTATCCTCAAGATAGATTGAACGACGAAGTGTCGCCTTGGATTGAAGCATTTGTTAATGCAAAAAACTGGGTTGCTGAGAAGACGAAATAA
- a CDS encoding endonuclease/exonuclease/phosphatase family protein — translation MKHFSKYLSGIFLILAMLSCDKPHKAENIKVTSFNIRYSEAQDGPNDWIHRQPIVSQYLQTSQADIIGFQEVLQDQMNFLVENLEGYGSYGIGRDDGKKQGEYAPIFYKQSRFKKISEGTFWLSETPEDTASVGWDAALCRIASWVKLKDKQTGDPILAINTHFDHQGEIARQKSAQLLMDKAREIVGDNPAIITGDFNLTPSEAPYKILTSETGNQFFDSYSVAESKTLGNKQTFHAYGHKEGEFFIDFIFINKHLSALDYQIDEERSGDIYISDHYPISATLEIVK, via the coding sequence ATGAAACATTTTTCAAAATATCTCAGTGGCATATTTTTAATCTTAGCGATGCTCTCATGCGACAAGCCTCACAAAGCTGAGAACATCAAAGTCACAAGCTTCAATATTCGCTATAGCGAAGCCCAAGACGGGCCGAATGATTGGATCCATAGACAACCCATCGTTTCACAATATTTACAAACTTCTCAAGCTGATATAATCGGCTTTCAAGAAGTATTGCAGGATCAAATGAACTTTCTGGTTGAAAATTTGGAGGGTTACGGCAGTTATGGAATAGGCAGAGACGATGGCAAAAAACAAGGTGAATACGCTCCGATTTTCTACAAACAAAGTCGTTTTAAGAAAATCAGCGAAGGCACATTTTGGCTTTCCGAGACTCCGGAAGATACTGCAAGTGTTGGCTGGGACGCTGCTTTATGCAGAATAGCTAGCTGGGTAAAGCTCAAAGACAAACAAACCGGCGACCCAATCTTAGCAATCAATACTCATTTTGACCATCAAGGAGAAATCGCACGGCAAAAAAGCGCCCAATTGTTAATGGACAAAGCCAGAGAAATCGTCGGGGATAACCCAGCAATTATCACAGGAGATTTCAATTTAACGCCTTCCGAAGCTCCATATAAAATCCTGACTTCCGAGACTGGCAATCAATTTTTTGACAGTTACTCAGTTGCTGAATCAAAAACATTAGGCAACAAGCAAACTTTCCATGCTTACGGCCATAAAGAAGGCGAGTTTTTTATCGACTTTATATTTATCAATAAGCATTTATCTGCTTTAGACTATCAAATTGATGAGGAGAGATCAGGCGACATATATATTTCCGATCATTATCCAATTTCAGCAACACTTGAAATTGTAAAATAA
- a CDS encoding T9SS type A sorting domain-containing protein, whose protein sequence is MKHSLLLLSVMLMSLLAKSQNFDILIDYEANTCNGTLSGVRENGDYNEYIFTVCPEEKNAGFYSLISANTFFDNDGGANTLSFYSGEDDNGEVLAEGDEMVNFLVKSKDPSGCITIVWTTNNNANNGGSIDLNLDCTFNCKSIKSNVTSIRDAVSGEEYVLGEPIFITKGDELTFSAEGIYGNQADATNPINNYNTYEQSDDDSEFVWFFGFGNWSSTGQKGENEINHIFDQSGVYNIELFIKDQNIGTASGSEELFECISTNPVNQQIVVKDQKPVFSLPNSEIDVCVGEDLEIIKQPMNEEHITGECESYAYASEVFIPDGTGVEIYASTLINCFDADYTMGVGDLESVEIELEHSYVGDLAIDLIAPNGETINLLLPNDQNGSYFGEPYFFNQNGNQTDQDNANPQSGNGYTYYWKDQQGIELWNEDFVGGGVTYDNSYEEFTEFESAEDFVNLAGSSVNGIWRLRISDNVQRDNGYLFRFKMNFSPDVPIKNMSFSTQISENGWDFTENPELNQSGDRINISTAERAEYEFTYFENYTNNTGVTQNFIVRVHDNTLHAGGDIDVAGDVIDFEIFRSEIDEELNENLLDLSVPASQRELTNSQTGQQIIVTDWSETGEGDLLSYMNGGQFPSDNGFENGDYQLLYKIENNLCQAADSVYFNVKVKGDYDIEGVDVLSSVACGNLGKAKLIVEKANSSADLNDLSLSWSNGNDSSFDSEEEFEAGDQSVSVSDAFGPYGDFDFSIDQIADPEFAFDNIITHLDVENNEGKVEFVISGGAEPYVISTSSEHVKEGNLVISGLAEGEHAFDIVDANGCQSQIVLNIMDHTLLGIGNAEGNGILISPNPFKNFIEVESDELIATVEIFGLNGQLLLSEDVNRKQARISTTSVKAGVYIVKVKSSKSVRVLRMISQP, encoded by the coding sequence ATGAAACATTCACTACTACTATTGAGCGTTATGCTTATGAGTCTTTTGGCTAAATCTCAAAATTTTGATATTTTGATTGATTACGAGGCCAATACATGCAATGGAACTCTCTCGGGAGTCAGAGAAAACGGGGATTATAATGAATACATATTCACTGTATGCCCTGAAGAGAAAAACGCAGGATTCTATTCTTTGATTTCCGCTAATACTTTTTTTGATAATGATGGAGGTGCAAACACTTTGTCATTTTACTCAGGGGAAGATGATAATGGAGAAGTGTTGGCTGAAGGAGATGAGATGGTTAATTTTCTTGTAAAATCTAAAGATCCTTCAGGATGCATCACCATTGTTTGGACAACTAATAACAATGCAAATAACGGGGGGAGTATCGATTTGAATTTAGACTGTACTTTTAATTGTAAAAGTATTAAATCGAACGTTACAAGTATAAGAGATGCTGTTTCGGGAGAAGAGTATGTTTTGGGTGAGCCAATATTTATCACAAAGGGTGATGAATTGACATTTTCTGCTGAGGGTATTTATGGGAATCAGGCTGATGCGACGAATCCGATTAACAATTATAATACTTATGAGCAAAGCGATGATGACTCCGAGTTTGTATGGTTTTTTGGATTTGGTAACTGGAGTTCGACAGGCCAAAAAGGCGAGAATGAGATAAATCATATCTTTGATCAATCGGGCGTATATAATATTGAGTTGTTTATCAAAGATCAAAATATTGGAACAGCTAGCGGATCAGAGGAACTATTCGAATGTATTAGTACAAACCCAGTTAATCAGCAAATAGTGGTTAAAGACCAGAAACCAGTATTTTCATTGCCTAATTCTGAAATAGATGTTTGCGTAGGGGAGGATTTGGAAATTATCAAACAACCAATGAACGAAGAACATATAACTGGAGAATGTGAATCTTATGCTTATGCTTCAGAGGTGTTCATTCCAGATGGCACAGGTGTTGAGATTTACGCTTCAACCTTGATCAACTGCTTTGACGCTGACTATACGATGGGAGTTGGGGATTTGGAAAGTGTTGAAATAGAACTTGAGCATTCGTATGTAGGTGATTTGGCTATTGATTTGATAGCTCCTAATGGCGAAACAATCAATTTGCTGTTACCTAATGATCAAAATGGAAGTTATTTTGGCGAGCCATATTTTTTTAATCAAAACGGTAATCAAACAGATCAAGATAATGCCAATCCTCAAAGCGGGAATGGATATACATATTATTGGAAGGATCAGCAAGGGATAGAGTTGTGGAATGAGGATTTTGTTGGAGGAGGAGTAACTTATGATAATAGCTATGAAGAGTTTACTGAGTTTGAAAGCGCTGAGGACTTTGTTAACCTAGCGGGAAGTTCGGTAAATGGTATTTGGAGATTGAGAATTTCTGATAATGTGCAACGTGATAATGGTTATCTGTTTAGATTCAAAATGAACTTTTCTCCGGATGTGCCTATCAAAAATATGAGTTTTAGCACGCAGATTAGCGAAAATGGTTGGGATTTTACTGAAAACCCAGAGTTGAATCAGTCAGGAGATAGAATAAACATTTCGACAGCTGAAAGAGCGGAATATGAATTCACTTATTTCGAGAATTATACGAACAACACTGGAGTGACTCAGAATTTTATTGTTAGAGTGCATGACAATACTTTGCATGCTGGGGGAGACATTGATGTGGCAGGTGATGTGATCGATTTTGAGATTTTTAGATCAGAAATTGATGAAGAATTGAATGAGAATTTGTTGGACTTGAGTGTTCCAGCTTCACAAAGAGAATTGACTAATAGCCAAACAGGACAGCAAATTATCGTAACTGATTGGAGCGAAACAGGCGAAGGCGATCTATTATCATATATGAATGGAGGTCAATTCCCGAGCGACAATGGTTTTGAAAATGGAGATTATCAGTTGTTGTATAAAATAGAAAACAATCTTTGCCAAGCAGCGGACTCTGTTTATTTCAATGTGAAAGTTAAAGGCGATTATGATATCGAAGGTGTGGATGTGTTGTCTTCAGTGGCTTGTGGTAACTTAGGGAAAGCAAAATTAATAGTTGAAAAAGCGAACAGTTCAGCTGACTTGAATGATTTGAGCTTGTCTTGGTCCAATGGAAATGATAGCTCTTTTGATTCCGAAGAGGAGTTTGAAGCTGGTGATCAAAGTGTTTCGGTAAGTGATGCTTTTGGTCCGTATGGCGATTTTGATTTCTCCATTGATCAAATTGCTGATCCTGAGTTTGCATTTGATAATATAATAACTCATTTGGATGTTGAAAATAACGAAGGAAAAGTTGAATTTGTAATTAGTGGAGGTGCTGAGCCATATGTGATTTCAACGTCAAGCGAACATGTGAAAGAAGGCAACTTGGTGATTTCGGGCTTGGCTGAAGGCGAACATGCGTTTGACATTGTTGATGCCAATGGATGCCAGTCGCAAATTGTTTTGAATATAATGGATCATACATTGCTTGGTATTGGAAATGCAGAAGGAAATGGAATTTTGATTAGTCCGAATCCTTTTAAGAATTTTATCGAGGTTGAAAGCGATGAGCTTATTGCGACTGTTGAAATATTTGGATTGAATGGACAGTTGCTATTGTCAGAAGACGTTAATCGAAAGCAAGCTCGTATTTCGACGACTAGCGTTAAAGCAGGGGTTTATATTGTGAAAGTTAAATCATCAAAAAGTGTGCGTGTGCTTAGAATGATTTCTCAGCCTTAA